A region from the Mucilaginibacter sp. CSA2-8R genome encodes:
- a CDS encoding methyltransferase domain-containing protein, whose protein sequence is MKWNADLYDDKHSFVSQFGASVVELLNVKPGEHILDIGCGTGDLTHQIQQLGADVSGTDYSAEMIAQARFKYPTINFEVADAASFTVEYPYDAVFSNAALHWVHNAGGVIKSVYEALKPGGRFVAEMGGKGNIGRLRAAIKQVLQQHGYHQQAETQVWYFPSLGEYSSLLERQGFRVTFASHFDRKTPLQDGNQGVAKWIKMFGAQYFTGVSDAVQLQLVQEITDLLEPHYNENGQWYADYKRLRFIAIKE, encoded by the coding sequence ATGAAGTGGAACGCAGATTTATATGATGATAAACACAGCTTTGTTTCCCAATTTGGAGCAAGCGTAGTAGAATTATTAAATGTAAAACCAGGCGAGCACATTCTGGATATTGGTTGCGGCACGGGCGACCTAACTCACCAGATACAGCAGTTGGGCGCCGACGTAAGTGGCACCGACTATTCGGCCGAAATGATAGCGCAAGCACGGTTTAAATATCCAACCATCAATTTTGAGGTAGCTGATGCAGCCAGCTTTACTGTAGAGTATCCGTATGATGCTGTTTTTTCGAACGCCGCACTGCATTGGGTACATAACGCAGGCGGTGTAATAAAGTCTGTATATGAAGCGCTGAAGCCAGGCGGCCGCTTTGTGGCCGAAATGGGCGGCAAAGGCAACATCGGCCGGTTGCGAGCAGCTATTAAACAGGTGCTGCAGCAACATGGCTACCACCAGCAGGCCGAAACACAGGTTTGGTATTTCCCGTCGCTCGGCGAGTACAGTAGCCTGTTAGAGCGCCAAGGCTTCAGGGTTACATTTGCCAGTCATTTCGATCGCAAAACACCATTGCAAGACGGCAACCAGGGTGTAGCTAAATGGATTAAAATGTTTGGCGCACAGTATTTCACAGGAGTTTCTGATGCTGTACAACTGCAACTGGTGCAAGAAATCACCGATTTGTTAGAGCCGCATTACAACGAAAACGGGCAGTGGTATGCCGATTATAAAAGATTAAGATTTATAGCTATAAAAGAATAA
- the ilvB gene encoding biosynthetic-type acetolactate synthase large subunit, which yields MEVAQQEVLTAPEQQTAVELSGSAALLEALIVEGVDTIFGYPGGAIMPIYDALYDYKEKLNHILVRHEQGGIHAGQGYARTSGKVGVVFATSGPGATNLVTGLADAQIDSTPLVCITGQVFAHLLGTDAFQETDVINITTPVTKWNYQVTDANEIPEAIAKAFYIARTGRPGPVLIDITKNAQIQKFQFKGYTPCNHIRSYRPKPIVRHKYIEQAAQVINEAKKPFILWGQGVLLGNAEQEFKAFVEKSGIPAAWTIMGVGAIPTDHPQNVGMLGMHGNYGPNVLTNECDVLIAIGMRFDDRVTGRLDKYAKQAKVIHLDIDPAEIDKNVQTHVAVWGDCKETLPLLTKHIEAKQHTEWLAKFNDFTRKENEAVIDEELHPKVGEMTMGEVIEQLNQLTGGDAVIVTDVGQHQMVGCRYAKFNQTRSNVTSGGLGTMGFALPAAIGAKFGAQDRTVVAVIGDGGFQMTLQELGTIMQSGVDVKILILNNRFLGMVRQWQELFNERRYSFVDIQSPDFVQVAKGYGIAGQCIKEREALQPALQEMLNHKGSYLLEVFVTKENNVFPMVPQGCSVSEIRLK from the coding sequence ATGGAAGTTGCACAGCAAGAAGTACTAACAGCCCCCGAGCAGCAAACTGCTGTTGAGCTATCAGGCTCGGCCGCATTGTTAGAAGCTCTGATTGTTGAAGGAGTAGATACCATTTTTGGCTATCCGGGTGGTGCTATTATGCCTATTTACGACGCTTTGTATGATTACAAAGAAAAGCTAAACCATATCCTGGTCCGTCACGAGCAGGGAGGCATCCACGCCGGGCAGGGTTATGCCCGTACCTCAGGCAAAGTAGGTGTAGTTTTTGCTACCAGCGGCCCTGGTGCCACTAACTTGGTTACCGGCCTGGCCGATGCGCAGATAGACAGCACACCGTTAGTATGTATTACCGGGCAGGTATTTGCACACTTGCTGGGTACTGATGCCTTCCAGGAAACTGACGTAATTAATATTACTACCCCGGTAACCAAATGGAACTACCAGGTAACTGATGCCAACGAAATCCCCGAGGCAATAGCTAAGGCATTTTACATTGCCCGCACCGGCAGACCAGGCCCCGTACTGATTGATATTACAAAAAACGCCCAGATACAAAAATTTCAGTTTAAAGGTTATACGCCTTGCAACCATATCCGTAGCTACCGGCCAAAGCCTATTGTTCGTCATAAATATATCGAGCAAGCGGCACAGGTAATTAACGAAGCCAAGAAACCATTCATCTTATGGGGACAAGGTGTATTGTTAGGTAACGCCGAGCAGGAGTTTAAAGCTTTTGTAGAAAAAAGCGGCATCCCTGCTGCCTGGACTATTATGGGTGTTGGTGCCATTCCGACCGACCATCCCCAAAACGTAGGCATGCTAGGTATGCATGGCAATTATGGCCCTAACGTGTTAACCAACGAGTGCGATGTACTGATTGCCATCGGTATGCGTTTTGACGACCGTGTAACCGGCCGTTTAGACAAGTATGCTAAACAAGCTAAGGTAATTCACCTTGATATTGACCCGGCTGAAATCGACAAAAACGTACAAACGCATGTGGCCGTTTGGGGCGATTGTAAAGAGACCCTTCCCCTATTAACTAAACACATTGAAGCCAAGCAACATACCGAGTGGTTAGCAAAGTTTAACGATTTTACCCGCAAAGAAAACGAGGCGGTAATTGATGAAGAATTACACCCGAAAGTCGGTGAGATGACCATGGGCGAGGTTATTGAGCAGCTTAACCAATTAACCGGCGGCGATGCCGTAATTGTAACCGACGTAGGCCAGCACCAGATGGTGGGTTGCCGCTATGCCAAATTTAACCAAACCCGCAGCAATGTTACCAGCGGCGGTTTAGGTACCATGGGCTTTGCACTGCCTGCTGCCATAGGTGCCAAATTTGGGGCACAAGACCGTACCGTAGTTGCGGTAATTGGCGACGGTGGTTTCCAAATGACGTTGCAGGAGTTAGGCACCATTATGCAAAGCGGCGTTGATGTAAAGATTTTAATTCTGAATAACCGCTTTTTAGGCATGGTGCGCCAGTGGCAGGAACTGTTTAACGAGCGTCGCTACTCGTTTGTGGACATCCAAAGCCCCGACTTTGTACAGGTGGCTAAAGGCTACGGCATTGCCGGCCAGTGCATCAAAGAGCGCGAAGCACTGCAACCTGCTTTACAAGAGATGTTAAATCATAAAGGCTCTTATTTACTGGAAGTATTTGTAACCAAAGAGAACAACGTGTTCCCGATGGTGCCACAAGGCTGCAGTGTAAGCGAAATCAGACTTAAATAA
- the leuD gene encoding 3-isopropylmalate dehydratase small subunit: MATKIFKHLQSSIVPLPIENIDTDQIIPARFLKATTRDGFGNNLFRDWRFDKEGNPKEDFVLNHPTYSGKILVAGKNFGCGSSREHAAWAIADYGFDVVVSSFFADIFKGNALNNGLLPIQVSDDFLKKLFDAVYADAHAQVEVDLDNQFIKIVNTGEQETFEINPYKKACLTNGYDDIDYILSNKQLVEEFEKR, translated from the coding sequence ATGGCAACCAAGATTTTTAAACACTTACAATCATCTATAGTGCCGTTGCCTATAGAAAACATTGATACCGACCAGATTATTCCGGCCAGGTTTTTAAAGGCCACCACGCGTGATGGCTTTGGCAATAACCTATTTCGCGACTGGCGCTTTGATAAAGAGGGCAATCCGAAGGAGGATTTTGTGCTCAATCATCCTACTTACTCCGGCAAAATTTTAGTGGCCGGTAAAAACTTTGGTTGCGGCAGTAGTCGTGAGCATGCCGCCTGGGCCATTGCCGATTATGGCTTTGACGTAGTAGTAAGCAGCTTTTTTGCCGACATATTTAAAGGTAACGCGCTTAACAACGGTTTACTACCAATACAAGTGAGCGACGACTTTTTAAAAAAGCTTTTCGACGCCGTTTATGCTGATGCGCATGCACAGGTAGAGGTTGATCTCGATAATCAATTCATCAAAATAGTCAATACCGGCGAGCAGGAAACTTTTGAAATCAATCCGTACAAAAAAGCCTGTTTAACCAACGGGTATGACGATATTGATTACATCCTGAGTAACAAGCAACTGGTAGAAGAATTCGAAAAAAGATAA
- the ilvC gene encoding ketol-acid reductoisomerase, translated as MAKLNFGGTEENVVTREEFPLLKAQDVLKNEVVAVIGYGVQGPGQALNQKDNGINVIVGQRKNSKTWDKAISDGFVPGETLFEIEEALEKGTIICYLLSDAAQIELWPTVQKHLTPGKALYFSHGFGITFNEQTGIVPPKDVDVFLVAPKGSGTSLRRMFLQGRGLNSSFAIFQDATGKASDRVIALGIAVGSGYLFETDFKKEVFSDLTGERGTLMGCIQGIFAAQYDVLRSKGHTPSEAFNETVEELTQSLMPLVAENGMDWMYANCSTTAQRGALDWWKKFRDATKPVFEELYESVATGKESQRSIDSNSQPDYREKLNEELKELRESELWQAGKTVRSLRPENQEVEA; from the coding sequence ATGGCAAAATTAAATTTTGGCGGCACCGAAGAAAACGTAGTAACCCGCGAAGAATTTCCGTTATTAAAAGCACAGGATGTTTTAAAAAATGAAGTAGTAGCGGTTATTGGTTACGGTGTACAAGGTCCGGGCCAGGCGCTTAACCAAAAAGACAATGGCATTAATGTAATTGTTGGTCAGCGTAAAAATTCAAAAACTTGGGATAAAGCAATCAGTGATGGCTTTGTACCCGGCGAAACTTTATTTGAGATTGAAGAAGCTCTTGAAAAAGGAACTATCATTTGCTATTTATTAAGCGACGCTGCCCAAATTGAGCTTTGGCCAACTGTTCAAAAACACTTAACTCCTGGTAAAGCCCTATACTTTTCACATGGTTTCGGTATTACTTTTAATGAGCAAACCGGCATCGTTCCACCAAAAGATGTCGACGTATTTTTGGTAGCTCCTAAAGGTTCGGGTACTTCGCTGCGCCGTATGTTTTTACAAGGCCGCGGCTTAAACTCTAGCTTTGCTATTTTCCAGGATGCTACCGGTAAAGCTTCTGACCGTGTTATTGCCTTGGGTATTGCCGTTGGTAGTGGTTATTTGTTCGAAACCGACTTCAAAAAAGAAGTATTCAGTGATTTAACTGGTGAGCGCGGTACACTGATGGGTTGTATCCAGGGTATTTTTGCTGCCCAATATGATGTATTACGCAGCAAAGGCCATACACCTTCTGAAGCTTTTAACGAAACCGTTGAAGAATTAACTCAATCACTGATGCCATTGGTTGCCGAAAACGGTATGGACTGGATGTATGCCAATTGTTCGACCACTGCACAACGCGGTGCATTAGACTGGTGGAAAAAATTCCGTGATGCTACTAAACCGGTATTTGAAGAATTATACGAAAGCGTTGCTACCGGTAAAGAATCTCAGCGTTCTATCGACAGCAATAGCCAGCCAGATTATCGCGAAAAACTGAACGAAGAGTTGAAAGAATTACGCGAAAGCGAATTATGGCAAGCCGGTAAAACCGTACGCAGCCTGCGCCCTGAAAACCAGGAAGTAGAAGCTTAA
- a CDS encoding 2-isopropylmalate synthase, which yields MLHDPNRVYVFDTTLRDGEQVPGCQLTTPEKIEIARELEALGVDIIEAGFPASSPGDFQSVVEIAKAVKAPTVCALTRAHKGDIDAAAEALKYAKNPRIHTGIGSSDMHIKTKFNSTREEILERAVEAVKYAKKSVEDIEFYAEDAGRADIEYLAKMVEAVIAAGATVVNIPDTNGYCLPDQYGSKIRFLKENVKNIDKAIISVHCHNDLGLATANSVAGLQNGARQIEGTINGIGERAGNTSIEEVVMILKTHQSLGLHTNINTQSFYELSRMISTQMRMPVQPNKAIVGSNAFAHSSGIHQDGFLKNRENYEIIRPEDVGFPSASIVLTARSGRHALKFHLDRLGQHLNKEELAEAYRRFLTLADSKLNIDDNDLLTLVAHRLVKQ from the coding sequence ATGTTACACGATCCAAACCGAGTTTACGTATTTGACACCACCCTGCGTGATGGTGAACAAGTACCGGGCTGCCAGTTAACCACGCCTGAAAAGATTGAGATTGCGCGCGAACTGGAAGCGCTGGGCGTTGACATTATTGAGGCCGGTTTTCCGGCATCAAGTCCGGGCGATTTTCAAAGCGTGGTAGAAATTGCCAAGGCAGTTAAGGCACCTACCGTTTGTGCACTTACCCGTGCACACAAAGGCGATATTGACGCTGCTGCCGAAGCCCTGAAATATGCCAAGAACCCGCGTATACACACCGGTATTGGCTCGTCGGACATGCACATTAAAACCAAGTTTAACAGCACCCGCGAAGAAATTTTGGAGCGCGCTGTTGAAGCGGTTAAATACGCCAAAAAATCAGTTGAAGATATTGAATTTTATGCTGAGGATGCCGGCCGTGCAGATATTGAGTATTTAGCCAAAATGGTAGAGGCAGTTATTGCAGCCGGTGCCACCGTAGTAAACATTCCGGATACTAACGGCTACTGCCTGCCAGACCAGTATGGCAGCAAAATCCGTTTTCTGAAAGAGAATGTAAAAAACATTGATAAAGCCATCATCTCGGTACATTGCCATAACGATTTGGGCTTGGCCACCGCTAACTCGGTAGCCGGTTTACAAAATGGTGCACGCCAGATTGAAGGTACTATTAACGGTATTGGCGAACGTGCAGGTAACACCTCTATTGAAGAGGTAGTGATGATTTTAAAAACACACCAAAGCCTGGGCCTGCACACTAATATCAATACGCAAAGCTTTTACGAGCTGAGCCGCATGATCAGTACCCAAATGCGTATGCCGGTACAACCTAATAAAGCCATTGTAGGCAGTAACGCTTTTGCGCATAGCTCGGGCATACACCAGGATGGTTTTTTGAAAAACCGCGAAAATTACGAGATCATCCGTCCGGAGGATGTGGGTTTCCCGAGCGCCAGCATCGTGCTTACTGCACGTAGCGGTCGCCATGCCCTTAAGTTTCACTTAGACCGCTTAGGACAGCATTTAAACAAAGAAGAATTAGCTGAAGCATATCGCCGCTTTTTAACGCTGGCCGACAGCAAATTAAACATCGACGATAATGACCTGCTTACCTTAGTAGCTCATCGTTTGGTTAAGCAGTAA
- the ilvN gene encoding acetolactate synthase small subunit, translating to MSNANTLPEGKQEFNITVYTENQIGLLNRIAIIFTRRKINIDSLNTSPSEIDSIHRFNIVITETEDVVRKLARQIEKQVEVLKVYYHTNADVIWQEMALYKVPADVIAEKVAVERLLRENGARAVVIRKDYVVFETTGHREETDNLIKVLQPFGLIEFVRTARIAIIKDSEGFNRKLREFERREPGEDVIENEYLNQGDKVFTM from the coding sequence ATGAGTAACGCCAATACATTACCCGAGGGTAAACAAGAATTTAACATCACCGTATATACCGAAAACCAAATAGGTTTACTGAATCGTATTGCTATTATTTTTACCCGCCGTAAAATTAATATCGATAGCCTTAACACCTCTCCTTCAGAAATTGATAGCATTCATCGCTTCAATATTGTGATCACCGAAACGGAGGACGTAGTACGTAAACTGGCCCGGCAAATAGAAAAGCAGGTAGAAGTATTAAAAGTATACTACCATACCAACGCAGACGTAATTTGGCAGGAAATGGCCCTGTATAAAGTACCGGCAGATGTAATAGCCGAAAAGGTTGCCGTAGAACGTTTACTACGCGAAAACGGCGCCCGTGCGGTGGTTATCCGTAAAGACTATGTAGTGTTTGAAACTACTGGTCATCGCGAAGAAACAGACAACCTGATTAAAGTACTGCAACCGTTTGGGCTCATTGAGTTTGTACGTACAGCACGTATTGCTATCATTAAAGACAGCGAAGGCTTTAACCGTAAACTGCGCGAATTTGAACGCAGGGAACCAGGCGAAGATGTGATTGAGAATGAATACCTGAACCAGGGCGACAAGGTATTTACCATGTAA
- the leuB gene encoding 3-isopropylmalate dehydrogenase produces MKKNILVIPGDGIGPEVTTWGQAVLKQIAAEFGHEFTFDEALMGHVAIEATGNPLPDETLEKAKASDAILFGAVGHAKYDNDPSAKVRPEQGLLKIRKELGLYANLRPIVLFDELLDASSLKPAVLRGTDILFFRELTGDVYFGEKTRSEDRNTASDLMIYHRYEVERIARKAFEAARARSKRLCSVDKANVLESSRLWREVVQELAKEYTDVETEHMFIDNAAMQLVKNPKKFDVVLTANLFGDILTDEASQIAGSMGMLASASVGDGTGFFEPIHGSAHDIAGQNKANPLASILSVALMLEISFGLKEEAKRITSAIDHVLKAGYRTGDISDTHTDADKILGTEAMGKMVLQFLAKPALG; encoded by the coding sequence ATCAAAAAAAATATATTAGTCATACCGGGCGATGGCATCGGACCGGAGGTAACTACCTGGGGTCAGGCTGTACTAAAACAAATTGCTGCCGAATTTGGCCATGAGTTTACATTCGACGAAGCACTGATGGGGCACGTAGCTATTGAAGCTACAGGTAACCCATTGCCTGATGAAACACTCGAAAAAGCTAAAGCCAGCGATGCTATTTTATTTGGTGCTGTAGGTCATGCCAAGTATGATAACGACCCGTCGGCTAAAGTACGCCCCGAGCAGGGTTTGTTAAAGATACGTAAGGAACTGGGCCTGTATGCTAACCTGCGCCCTATCGTTTTATTCGACGAGTTACTGGATGCGTCAAGCTTAAAACCCGCTGTGCTGCGCGGTACCGATATCCTGTTTTTCAGGGAGCTAACCGGCGATGTTTATTTTGGCGAAAAAACACGCAGCGAAGACCGCAATACCGCATCCGACCTGATGATTTATCACCGTTACGAAGTAGAACGTATTGCCCGCAAGGCATTCGAAGCCGCACGCGCCCGCAGCAAACGTTTATGTTCGGTAGATAAGGCAAATGTACTTGAATCATCACGCCTATGGCGCGAGGTAGTGCAAGAACTGGCTAAAGAATATACGGATGTAGAAACAGAGCATATGTTTATCGACAATGCGGCCATGCAACTGGTTAAAAACCCTAAAAAGTTTGACGTAGTATTAACTGCCAATCTTTTTGGTGATATTTTAACTGATGAAGCTTCGCAAATAGCTGGCTCTATGGGTATGCTGGCATCAGCATCGGTGGGTGATGGCACCGGATTTTTCGAACCTATTCATGGTTCGGCGCATGATATTGCCGGCCAAAACAAAGCTAATCCACTGGCCTCTATTTTGTCTGTTGCGCTGATGCTCGAAATAAGCTTTGGCCTAAAAGAGGAAGCTAAACGGATAACCAGCGCTATTGACCATGTGTTGAAAGCAGGGTACCGAACTGGCGACATTTCCGACACGCACACCGACGCTGACAAGATTTTAGGTACTGAAGCTATGGGTAAAATGGTACTCCAGTTTTTAGCCAAACCGGCTTTAGGTTAA
- the atpC gene encoding ATP synthase F1 subunit epsilon: MTLEILTPDKKVYEGQVTSVTVPGTMGSFEILNNHAPIISTLEDGKLTVRGAKDDVFFIKGGVVEVNNNKVMVLAEGITHR; encoded by the coding sequence ATGACTTTAGAAATTCTTACTCCCGATAAAAAAGTGTACGAAGGCCAGGTAACCTCAGTTACTGTTCCGGGCACTATGGGGTCATTTGAAATATTAAACAATCACGCGCCTATCATCTCTACGCTCGAAGATGGTAAACTTACCGTTCGCGGTGCTAAAGACGATGTGTTTTTTATTAAAGGCGGCGTGGTTGAAGTAAACAATAACAAAGTGATGGTATTAGCCGAAGGCATTACCCACCGTTAA
- the ilvD gene encoding dihydroxy-acid dehydratase produces MSLHNETTEAVELNRYSKTLTLDPTQPAAQAMLYGIGLTDDDMKKAQVGIASMGYDGNTCNMHLNDLSKVIKQGIWDEGLVGLIFNTIGVSDGMSNGTEGMRYSLVSRDVIADSIEAVCGAQYYDGLITVPGCDKNMPGSLIAMGRLNRPSIMVYGGTIKPGHYKGEDLNIVSAFEALGKKIAGTLDDFDFKEIIKNACPGAGACGGIYTANTMAAAIEALGMSLPYSSSNPALSQEKQDECKAAGKAILKLLEKDIKPSDIMTREAFENAIVTIMVMGGSTNAVLHMIAIAKSVGVPLSQDDFQEVSNRIPLLADMKPSGKYMMEDLHKIGGIPAVMKYLLKLGWLHGDCLTVTGKTVAENLEEIADLDFDTQKIILPVDKAIKATGHLQILYGNLATGGSVAKITGKEGERFEGPARVFDGEFDLIKGIQTGRVKAGDVVVIRNVGPKGAPGMPEMLKPTSAIFGAGLGSSVALITDGRFSGGTHGFVVGHITPEAFDGGNLALVKDNDPIVLDAVSNTIDLKISDEELAQRRSEWQQPKPPVSKGLLFKYFKSVKDASQGCVTDEE; encoded by the coding sequence ATGAGTTTGCATAACGAAACCACCGAGGCTGTTGAATTAAACCGCTACAGCAAAACCCTGACATTAGACCCTACACAACCTGCAGCACAAGCCATGTTATATGGCATTGGTTTAACCGATGATGACATGAAAAAAGCACAGGTGGGCATTGCCAGTATGGGTTACGACGGTAACACTTGCAACATGCACCTTAACGATCTGTCGAAAGTAATTAAGCAGGGTATTTGGGATGAAGGATTGGTAGGTTTAATTTTCAACACCATTGGCGTAAGCGATGGTATGAGTAACGGTACCGAAGGTATGCGCTACTCTTTAGTAAGCCGCGATGTAATTGCCGATTCGATAGAAGCGGTTTGCGGCGCTCAGTACTACGACGGATTAATTACCGTACCTGGTTGTGATAAAAACATGCCGGGTTCGTTAATTGCCATGGGACGTTTAAATCGCCCATCCATCATGGTATATGGCGGCACCATAAAACCAGGTCATTATAAAGGAGAAGATTTGAACATCGTTTCGGCATTTGAGGCCTTGGGCAAAAAGATAGCCGGTACCTTAGACGATTTTGATTTTAAAGAAATCATAAAAAATGCTTGCCCAGGTGCAGGTGCCTGCGGTGGTATTTACACCGCTAACACTATGGCTGCTGCTATCGAGGCCTTAGGCATGAGCTTACCTTACTCCTCATCAAACCCGGCTTTAAGTCAGGAAAAGCAAGATGAGTGTAAGGCTGCCGGTAAAGCTATTCTGAAATTACTGGAAAAAGATATTAAACCATCAGACATCATGACCCGCGAAGCATTTGAAAATGCTATCGTAACCATTATGGTGATGGGCGGCTCAACCAATGCCGTTTTACACATGATTGCCATTGCCAAAAGCGTAGGCGTGCCGTTAAGCCAGGATGATTTTCAGGAAGTAAGTAATCGTATTCCGTTACTGGCTGATATGAAGCCAAGCGGCAAGTACATGATGGAAGACCTGCACAAAATTGGAGGTATACCAGCGGTAATGAAATACCTATTAAAATTAGGTTGGTTGCATGGCGATTGCTTAACCGTAACTGGTAAAACAGTGGCTGAAAATCTGGAAGAGATTGCCGACTTAGACTTTGATACTCAAAAAATCATTCTACCGGTTGATAAAGCTATTAAAGCAACCGGCCACTTACAAATATTATACGGCAACCTGGCCACTGGTGGTAGCGTAGCAAAAATTACCGGTAAAGAAGGCGAACGCTTTGAAGGCCCCGCCCGTGTGTTCGACGGTGAGTTTGATTTAATCAAAGGTATACAAACCGGCCGTGTAAAAGCCGGCGATGTAGTGGTCATCCGCAACGTAGGCCCTAAAGGCGCTCCGGGTATGCCCGAAATGTTAAAGCCTACTTCAGCCATATTTGGCGCAGGTTTGGGCAGCTCGGTAGCATTAATTACCGACGGCCGTTTTTCGGGTGGTACTCACGGTTTTGTAGTAGGTCACATTACACCAGAGGCTTTTGATGGAGGCAACCTTGCATTGGTGAAAGACAACGACCCCATCGTACTGGATGCTGTTTCGAACACCATCGACCTTAAAATCAGCGATGAAGAGCTGGCACAACGCCGCAGCGAATGGCAGCAGCCTAAGCCTCCAGTAAGCAAAGGCCTGTTATTTAAATACTTTAAAAGTGTTAAAGACGCCAGCCAAGGCTGCGTTACAGATGAAGAATAA
- the leuC gene encoding 3-isopropylmalate dehydratase large subunit produces MGQTLFDKIWDAHVVSSKEGFPDILYIDTHFIHEVTSPQAFDGLRQRGLPVFRPKQTVATADHNVPTWDQHLPIKEELSRYQVDMLTKNCAEFGIELYGLGHQYQGIVHVIGPELGITRPGCTYVCGDSHTSTHGAFGAIAFGIGTSQVEQVMATQCLLQQRPKRMKIEVNGTLQKGVGAKDIILYIISKISAAGGTGYFVEYAGDTIRSLSMEGRMTICNMSIEMGARGGLIAPDETTIEYVKGRKFAPQGEEWDKAVAYWKTLYSDNDAQFDSELYFDAADIEPMITYGTNPGMGIGITQHVPETASFEAKEQGSYAKALNYMGLHEDQSLLGKPIDYVFIGSCTNSRIEDLRLVADFIKGKHKADNVTVWVVPGSKQVQQQAIAEGLDKVFEAAGFPLREPGCSACLGMNEDKIPAGKYCISTSNRNFEGRQGPDSRTFLASPLSAAAAAITGKVTDIREFLQEEELVG; encoded by the coding sequence ATGGGACAAACACTGTTTGATAAAATATGGGATGCGCACGTGGTGAGCAGCAAGGAAGGTTTCCCGGATATTTTATACATTGATACTCACTTTATACACGAGGTAACCAGCCCTCAGGCCTTTGATGGTTTACGCCAGCGGGGCTTGCCTGTTTTCAGGCCAAAACAAACGGTGGCTACCGCCGACCACAACGTACCTACCTGGGACCAGCATTTGCCCATTAAAGAAGAGCTTTCGCGCTACCAGGTAGATATGCTGACCAAAAACTGCGCTGAGTTTGGGATTGAACTGTATGGTTTAGGCCATCAATACCAAGGCATCGTGCATGTTATTGGTCCGGAGTTGGGTATCACCCGTCCGGGTTGTACTTACGTTTGTGGCGATAGCCATACCTCAACACACGGTGCCTTTGGCGCTATTGCTTTTGGTATTGGCACATCACAGGTGGAACAGGTAATGGCCACGCAGTGCCTGTTGCAACAGCGTCCTAAACGCATGAAAATTGAGGTGAACGGCACCCTGCAAAAAGGTGTAGGTGCTAAAGATATCATCTTATACATCATTTCTAAAATATCAGCTGCAGGCGGTACCGGTTATTTTGTAGAATACGCCGGCGATACCATCCGCTCTCTGAGTATGGAGGGCCGCATGACTATCTGTAACATGAGTATTGAAATGGGCGCTCGGGGCGGCTTGATTGCTCCCGACGAAACTACCATCGAGTATGTTAAAGGCCGCAAGTTTGCCCCCCAGGGCGAAGAATGGGATAAAGCAGTTGCCTATTGGAAAACGCTGTATTCTGACAATGATGCACAATTTGACAGCGAACTGTATTTTGATGCTGCCGACATTGAACCGATGATTACTTACGGCACAAACCCGGGCATGGGTATTGGTATTACACAGCATGTACCCGAAACTGCAAGTTTTGAAGCTAAAGAACAAGGCTCTTATGCAAAGGCTTTAAACTACATGGGGCTGCACGAAGACCAGAGCCTCTTAGGTAAACCTATTGATTATGTATTTATCGGTAGCTGCACCAACTCGCGCATTGAAGACTTAAGGCTGGTAGCTGATTTTATTAAAGGCAAACATAAAGCCGATAATGTAACGGTATGGGTAGTGCCCGGTTCTAAGCAGGTACAGCAACAAGCCATTGCCGAAGGCTTAGACAAAGTATTTGAAGCAGCCGGTTTCCCGTTGCGCGAACCTGGATGCAGTGCTTGTTTAGGCATGAATGAGGATAAAATTCCGGCAGGAAAATATTGTATATCTACCTCTAACCGCAATTTTGAAGGCCGTCAGGGACCAGACTCACGTACTTTCCTGGCCAGTCCCCTATCTGCAGCAGCAGCAGCAATAACTGGGAAAGTAACCGATATCAGAGAATTTCTTCAGGAAGAGGAGTTAGTAGGATAA